The following proteins are co-located in the Sphingomonas donggukensis genome:
- a CDS encoding YaiI/YqxD family protein, translating into MPSILVDGDACPVKDEIYRVAWRTEVPVTVVANSHFRVPDHPLIQRVVVSDGFDAADDWIAERADATTVVVTADILLADRCVKAGATVLSPAGKPFTTASIGGAVATRAIMADLRAGLGEGIGGPKPFAKEDRSRFLSALDTAIVRLKRG; encoded by the coding sequence ATGCCTAGCATCTTGGTCGATGGCGACGCCTGCCCGGTGAAGGACGAAATCTACCGTGTCGCGTGGCGGACGGAGGTGCCGGTGACGGTCGTCGCCAACAGCCATTTCCGCGTGCCCGATCATCCTTTGATACAGCGCGTGGTGGTGTCGGACGGCTTCGATGCCGCCGACGACTGGATCGCCGAGCGCGCCGATGCGACGACGGTGGTGGTGACCGCCGACATCCTGCTCGCCGATCGCTGCGTGAAGGCGGGGGCGACCGTGCTGTCGCCCGCGGGCAAGCCGTTCACCACCGCATCGATCGGCGGTGCGGTCGCGACGCGGGCGATCATGGCCGACCTGCGCGCCGGGCTGGGTGAGGGGATTGGCGGGCCGAAACCGTTCGCGAAGGAGGATCGCTCGCGCTTCCTCTCCGCGCTCGACACCGCGATCGTGCGGCTGAAGCGTGGCTGA
- a CDS encoding SDR family NAD(P)-dependent oxidoreductase, with translation MNLENIAAVVTGAASGLGEATARALAAKGVKVAIFDLQAEKGERVAAEIGGIFCEVNVTSDESVDAGFAKARAAHGQEAVLVCCAGTGNAVKTASRSREDESIKHFPAAAFDWLIQINLIGTFRCVAKSAAGMLTLEPGKDGARGAIVMTASVAAEDGQIGQAAYSASKGGIVGMTLPIARDLMGEGIRINTILPGIFSTPLMNGMPDHVKDALGASVPFPKRMGDPAEYAKLALHMVENDYMNGEDVRLDGAIRMAPR, from the coding sequence ATGAACCTCGAGAACATCGCCGCCGTCGTCACCGGCGCCGCCTCCGGCCTCGGCGAAGCCACCGCCCGCGCGCTGGCCGCGAAGGGCGTGAAGGTCGCGATCTTCGACCTCCAGGCCGAAAAGGGTGAGCGCGTCGCCGCCGAAATCGGCGGCATCTTCTGCGAGGTGAACGTCACCAGCGACGAAAGCGTCGACGCCGGGTTCGCGAAAGCGCGCGCCGCGCACGGGCAGGAAGCGGTGCTGGTCTGCTGTGCGGGCACCGGCAACGCGGTGAAGACCGCCAGCCGATCGCGCGAGGACGAAAGCATCAAGCATTTCCCGGCGGCTGCGTTCGACTGGCTCATTCAGATCAACCTGATCGGCACCTTCCGCTGCGTCGCCAAGTCGGCGGCGGGGATGCTGACGCTGGAGCCGGGCAAGGACGGCGCCCGCGGCGCGATCGTGATGACCGCCAGCGTCGCGGCGGAGGACGGCCAGATCGGCCAGGCCGCCTATTCGGCGTCGAAGGGCGGGATCGTCGGCATGACCCTGCCGATCGCGCGCGACCTGATGGGTGAGGGCATTCGCATCAACACGATCCTGCCCGGCATATTCTCCACCCCGCTGATGAACGGCATGCCCGATCACGTGAAGGACGCGCTCGGCGCTTCCGTCCCCTTCCCGAAGCGCATGGGCGATCCGGCCGAATATGCGAAGCTCGCGCTCCACATGGTCGAGAACGATTACATGAACGGCGAGGACGTGCGGCTGGACGGCGCGATCCGGATGGCGCCGCGGTAA
- a CDS encoding NUDIX hydrolase: MAEPDAIPAATVVVMRDRAGAAPELLIVERSKAMSFAGGALVFPGGRVDAGDLAYAAGDDEHAARIAAVRECIEEAGVAPGVVPSPDAAGLAAMRGRLHAGEAIGVALGAARIDLDALVPFARWLPRGVTHRVFDTRFYLACLPDDAPEPVVDATENTRVFWATAAQVLADADAGRATIIFPTRRNLERLALFGSFAEAVAHARAHPVRTITPWTEARDGADHLCIPGDLGYPVTSQPLATALRA, from the coding sequence GTGGCTGAGCCCGACGCCATCCCCGCCGCGACCGTCGTGGTGATGCGTGACCGTGCGGGCGCAGCGCCCGAACTGCTGATCGTCGAGCGGTCGAAGGCGATGTCGTTCGCTGGCGGCGCGCTGGTGTTTCCCGGCGGGCGGGTCGATGCCGGCGACCTAGCGTACGCGGCGGGGGATGACGAGCACGCCGCCCGCATCGCCGCAGTGCGGGAGTGTATCGAAGAGGCCGGGGTTGCGCCGGGTGTCGTGCCTTCGCCCGACGCCGCCGGGCTGGCGGCGATGCGCGGAAGGCTCCACGCCGGCGAGGCGATCGGTGTTGCGCTGGGCGCGGCGCGGATCGACCTGGACGCGCTGGTGCCGTTCGCACGCTGGCTACCACGTGGGGTGACCCACCGCGTGTTCGATACGCGCTTCTACCTCGCCTGCCTGCCCGACGATGCGCCCGAGCCCGTTGTCGATGCGACCGAGAACACGCGCGTCTTCTGGGCAACCGCGGCGCAGGTTCTGGCCGATGCCGATGCGGGCCGCGCAACGATCATCTTCCCGACGCGCCGCAATCTGGAGCGGTTGGCGCTGTTCGGCAGTTTTGCCGAGGCGGTGGCCCACGCGCGCGCGCATCCGGTGCGGACGATCACGCCGTGGACGGAGGCGCGGGACGGTGCCGACCACCTCTGTATCCCCGGCGACCTCGGCTATCCGGTGACGTCGCAACCGCTGGCGACGGCGCTCCGCGCGTGA
- a CDS encoding acetyl-CoA C-acetyltransferase: protein MAEAYIVAALRTAGGRRGGRLAGWHPADMAGATLDAVVTRTGIDPAAVEDVIMGCVSQGGEQGFQVGRGAVLASKLPESVPAVTIDRQCGSSQQAIQFAAQAVLSGTQDVVIAAGVESMTRVPMGSTGALFARAGLGKAKSPRQEARYPGVQFSQFLGAQMIADKYGFSRDELDRYALESHRRAAAATQAGAFADEIVALEVETPDGPALHTVDEGIRFDATFEGIHSVKLLAEGGVISAANASQICDGASAVMVVSEAALKAHGLTPLARIHNLTVTGGDPVVMLEEPLFATDKALARAGMSIDDIDLYEVNEAFAPVPLAWLRHTGGDPAKLNVNGGAIALGHPLGASGTKLMATLVHALHARGKRYGLQTMCEGGGIANVTIVEAL from the coding sequence ATGGCGGAAGCCTATATCGTCGCAGCGTTGCGCACCGCCGGGGGCCGCCGCGGCGGGCGACTGGCGGGCTGGCACCCGGCCGACATGGCGGGCGCGACCCTCGACGCGGTGGTGACACGCACCGGCATCGATCCGGCGGCGGTCGAGGATGTCATCATGGGCTGCGTCAGCCAAGGCGGCGAACAGGGCTTCCAGGTCGGGCGCGGCGCGGTGCTCGCCTCGAAACTCCCCGAAAGCGTCCCCGCCGTCACCATCGATCGTCAGTGCGGATCGTCGCAGCAGGCGATCCAGTTCGCGGCGCAAGCGGTACTGTCGGGCACGCAGGACGTCGTGATCGCCGCCGGCGTCGAATCGATGACGCGCGTGCCGATGGGATCGACCGGCGCGCTGTTTGCGCGGGCCGGGCTCGGCAAGGCGAAGTCACCGCGGCAGGAGGCACGCTATCCCGGCGTCCAGTTCAGCCAGTTCCTGGGCGCACAGATGATCGCCGACAAATACGGCTTCTCCCGCGACGAACTCGATCGCTACGCGCTGGAAAGCCACCGCCGCGCCGCTGCCGCGACGCAAGCCGGTGCGTTCGCCGACGAGATCGTCGCGCTGGAGGTGGAGACGCCCGACGGCCCCGCGCTTCACACCGTCGACGAGGGCATCCGCTTCGACGCGACGTTCGAGGGGATCCATTCGGTCAAGCTGTTGGCCGAAGGCGGCGTGATTTCCGCCGCCAACGCCAGCCAGATCTGCGACGGCGCCAGCGCGGTGATGGTGGTGAGCGAGGCTGCGCTGAAGGCCCACGGCCTGACCCCGCTCGCCCGCATCCACAATCTGACCGTCACCGGCGGCGATCCGGTGGTGATGCTGGAGGAACCGCTGTTCGCGACCGACAAGGCGCTGGCGCGGGCGGGCATGAGCATCGACGACATCGACCTGTACGAAGTGAACGAGGCGTTCGCGCCCGTCCCCCTTGCGTGGCTGCGCCACACCGGCGGCGACCCGGCGAAGCTGAACGTCAACGGCGGCGCGATCGCGCTCGGCCACCCCCTCGGCGCGTCGGGCACGAAGCTGATGGCGACCCTGGTCCACGCGCTCCACGCGCGCGGCAAGCGTTACGGCCTGCAGACGATGTGCGAAGGCGGCGGCATCGCCAATGTCACGATCGTGGAGGCGCTGTAG
- a CDS encoding DEAD/DEAH box helicase, whose translation MPFSTLPPLLAEALAARGYTALTPVQAEVSKPEAAARDLIVSAQTGSGKTVAFGLAMSGELMPDGVLPPPGLPIALVIAPTRELALQVSRELAWLYAGAGARISTCVGGMDASKERRSLSHGTHIVVGTPGRLKDHEERGALDLSQAKVIVLDEADEMLDMGFREDLEALLDATPNDRRTLLFSATMPKPIVALARKYQRDALRIETLGDSRGHGDISYQAMAVSPSDIEHAVINLLRFHEAETAILFCATRDNVRHLHASLVERGFSAVALSGEHSQNERNHALQALRDRRARVCVATDVAARGIDLPSLSLVVHVELPRDAEALQHRSGRTGRAGKKGTAVLIVPYPRRRRVDMMLKGAKIAAEWIDVPSPEDIRAQDHERLLATLLAPVEVDEQDVALAERLLAEKTPQEIAAMLVRAHRASMPEPEEMLDRGAQPERVHRQGFDDTVWFRLDIGRRQNADPRWVLPLICRRGHITKNEVGAIRIGPNETFFQVPRGIADRFAHAAAKSMSEDDPTTIVPSPDGPPQGAHARGGGQRGGPNRPQMGPRPGNYRAKPAGPPRGPRRG comes from the coding sequence ATGCCATTTTCGACTCTCCCGCCGCTTCTCGCCGAAGCGCTCGCCGCGCGTGGATACACCGCGCTCACTCCCGTCCAGGCCGAGGTTTCGAAGCCCGAGGCCGCTGCCCGCGACCTGATCGTCTCTGCCCAGACCGGGTCGGGCAAGACCGTCGCCTTCGGCCTCGCCATGTCGGGCGAGCTGATGCCCGACGGCGTGCTGCCGCCGCCCGGCCTGCCGATCGCGCTGGTCATCGCGCCGACTCGCGAACTGGCACTGCAGGTCAGCCGCGAGCTAGCGTGGCTCTATGCCGGCGCCGGCGCACGCATCTCGACGTGCGTCGGCGGCATGGATGCGTCTAAGGAGCGCCGCTCGCTCAGCCACGGTACGCACATCGTCGTCGGCACGCCGGGCCGCCTGAAGGACCATGAGGAGCGCGGCGCGCTCGACTTGAGCCAAGCGAAGGTCATCGTCCTCGACGAGGCGGACGAGATGCTCGACATGGGCTTCCGCGAGGATCTGGAGGCGCTGCTCGACGCTACGCCGAACGATCGCCGGACTTTGCTGTTCTCGGCGACGATGCCGAAGCCGATCGTGGCGCTGGCCCGCAAATACCAGCGCGACGCGCTGCGCATCGAGACTCTGGGCGACAGCCGCGGCCACGGCGACATCAGTTACCAGGCGATGGCGGTCAGCCCGTCCGATATCGAGCATGCCGTCATCAACCTGCTGCGCTTTCATGAGGCGGAGACGGCGATCCTGTTCTGCGCGACGCGCGACAACGTCCGCCATCTGCATGCCAGCCTGGTCGAGCGCGGCTTCTCCGCGGTTGCGCTGTCGGGCGAGCACAGCCAGAACGAGCGTAACCACGCGCTCCAGGCGCTGCGCGACCGTCGTGCCCGCGTCTGCGTCGCCACCGACGTCGCCGCGCGCGGCATCGATCTGCCGTCGCTCAGCCTGGTCGTCCATGTCGAGCTGCCCCGCGATGCCGAGGCGCTGCAGCACCGTTCGGGCCGCACCGGACGCGCCGGCAAGAAGGGCACCGCGGTGCTGATCGTGCCGTATCCGCGCCGCCGCCGCGTCGACATGATGCTGAAGGGCGCTAAGATCGCCGCCGAGTGGATCGACGTGCCGAGCCCCGAGGACATCCGCGCGCAGGACCACGAACGCCTGCTCGCGACACTGCTCGCCCCCGTCGAGGTCGACGAGCAGGATGTGGCGCTCGCCGAGCGGCTGCTCGCCGAAAAGACGCCGCAGGAAATCGCGGCGATGCTGGTCCGCGCCCACCGCGCATCGATGCCCGAGCCCGAGGAAATGCTCGACCGCGGCGCGCAGCCCGAGCGCGTCCACCGCCAGGGCTTCGACGACACCGTGTGGTTCCGCCTCGACATCGGGCGGCGCCAGAATGCCGACCCGCGCTGGGTGCTGCCGCTCATATGCCGCCGCGGCCACATTACCAAGAACGAGGTCGGCGCGATCCGCATCGGCCCGAACGAGACGTTCTTCCAGGTGCCGCGCGGCATCGCCGATCGCTTTGCGCATGCCGCGGCCAAGTCGATGAGCGAGGATGATCCGACGACGATCGTGCCGTCGCCGGACGGCCCGCCGCAGGGCGCGCACGCCCGCGGCGGTGGTCAGCGCGGCGGCCCCAATCGTCCGCAGATGGGCCCGCGCCCCGGCAACTACCGCGCCAAGCCTGCCGGCCCCCCGCGAGGGCCGCGGCGCGGGTGA